From the genome of Triticum aestivum cultivar Chinese Spring chromosome 3B, IWGSC CS RefSeq v2.1, whole genome shotgun sequence, one region includes:
- the LOC123067635 gene encoding uncharacterized protein yields the protein MQPIGRRDSDRASPTERTLRSPDRGERRIDPELECGGRFHPSKTAGCVRPPQEFRNGIESIRSIPATGGAGTSPSARSHRPSAPSQRPAEQDPVRADPIQRVAERERHLLYWYYIMPPSLALYAHLTPAATSSSATCSVDLGRFCSFLLSIFVLSHSSSQMAFGQLPTAWPARLPSRPGRHWVVRAKDKRCTAADDVAQAPGQHISRMGLKVVPMIAPFSNLCAVNISGNFMGKHCRCRSVRSTEHCQLLLHQTIVLSVSLDGFSKQGGV from the exons ATGCAGCCCATTGGAAGGAGGGACAGCGACCGCGCGAGCCCAACAGAGCGAACCCTAAGGAGTCCCGATCGAGGTGAGCGGCGCATCGATCCGGAATTAGAGTGTGGCGGCCGGTTCCATCCATCGAAGACCGCCGGCTGCGTCCGTCCACCTCAAGAGTTCAGGAATGGGATCGAGTCCATCCGGTCGATCCCAGCGACCGGAGGAGCGGGAACCAGTCCATCCGCTCGATCCCACCGACCATCTGCTCCATCCCAGCGACCAGCGGAGCAGGATCCGGTTCGAGCCGATCCAATACAGCGCGTGGCAGAGAGGGAGAGACACCTCCTCTACTG GTACTATATAATGCCTCCCTCCCTGGCTCTCTATGCACATCTTACTCCAGCAGCAACATCTTCTTCGGCGACATGCTCAG TTGATTTGGGCAGATTCTGCAGCTTCCTATTGTCCATTTTTGTCCTCAGTCATTCATCATCTCAAATGGCTTTTGGACAG TTGCCGACTGCGTGGCCCGCACGCCTTCCATCGAGGCCGGGGAGGCATTGGGTAGTAAGGGCCAAGGATAAGCGTTGCACAGCGGCGGACGACGTCGCCCAGGCGCCAGGCCAACACATCTCCAGGATGGGCCTTAAGGTCGTGCCAATGATAGCACCCTTCTCCAATCTCTGTGCAGTCAACATCTCCGGCAACTTCATGGGTAAGCACTGCCGCTGCCGGTCAGTAAGATCGACAGAACATTGTCAATTGCTACTGCACCAAACAATAGTACTTTCAGTATCCCTTGACGGCTTCTCCAAACAAG GTGGTGTATGA